Proteins co-encoded in one Sebastes fasciatus isolate fSebFas1 chromosome 11, fSebFas1.pri, whole genome shotgun sequence genomic window:
- the LOC141776363 gene encoding uncharacterized protein LOC141776363, translating into MAGNFSKRHKWLADAVKAKRRPPKPETGPLPVYTVSLKEEPINVDGFKRFSFGKESKPGTSNRTIMVLGATGAGKSTLINGMINYILGVKWEDSYRFKLVDEGQTKSQAESQTSEVTVYKINHQDGFKIDHSLTIVDTPSFGDTRGIARDREITEQLRNLFSAEHGVSDIDAVCFVAPAASARLTPSQKCVFESVLSIFGKDVAENIRILVTFADGQESPVLEAINASGVPCPRTKNGLPIHFKFNNSVLFADNMSDEDEGGEFDKMFWDMGTKSMKRFFVALNVIETKSLTMTKEVLRERKQLENTYENLQRQVKVGLAKLEELKQTAAILKDHEAEISRNADFEIEVIARECFKEDISGTAIFVTNILTFHFTCDKNCSYANDADKKHCSAMGSNGYCEECPGKCYRNVHFNEKYRWEYKDVKKKRTVEVLKEKDLKASEAKVPVQAVVVELKAESKRVEDKVVKLMESSAKCLNRLKEIALKPNPLSIPKYIDMLIEEEKSEAKPGWKQRVDYLIAMRENAENAEIRSKVGKGEKLLNRQESQI; encoded by the coding sequence ATGGCTGGGAATTTTTCCAAACGCCATAAATGGCTGGCTGATGCTGTTAAAGCAAAAAGAAGACCACCAAAACCTGAGACAGGGCCACTCCCTGTTTATACAGTTTCCCTGAAGGAAGAACCAATCAATGTAGATGGGTTCAAACGTTTCAGTTTTGGGAAAGAGTCCAAACCTGGTACATCTAATCGCACGATAATGGTTCTCGGAGCGACTGGGGCTGGGAAGTCAACTCTCATCAATGGGATGATCAATTACATCCTAGGTGTTAAATGGGAGGATTCATATCGGTTTAAGTTAGTTGATGAGGGTCAGACGAAATCACAAGCTGAAAGCCAGACTTCTGAAGTCACTGTGTACAAGATCAACCACCAGGATGGTTTTAAAATAGATCACTCACTGACCATTGTGGACACTCCAAGCTTTGGAGATACAAGAGGCATagcaagagacagagagatcaCAGAACAGCTACGTAATCTCTTCTCTGCTGAGCACGGCGTCAGTGACATTGACGCTGTGTGTTTCGTAGCTCCGGCTGCTTCAGCACGACTCACACCATcacagaaatgtgtgtttgaatCGGTGCTCTCAATCTTTGGCAAAGATGTGGCGGAAAACATCCGGATTCTGGTGACATTTGCAGACGGCCAGGAATCACCAGTTCTAGAGGCAATCAATGCTTCAGGTGTCCCATGTCCTAGAACAAAGAACGGGCTGCCAATTCACTTCAAATTCAACAATTCAGTGTTGTTTGCAGACAACAtgagtgatgaagatgaaggaggagaattTGATAAGATGTTTTGGGACATGGGGACAAAAAGCATGAAGAGGTTCTTTGTTGCTTTGAATGTCATAGAAACCAAAAGCTTGACAATGACAAAAGAGGTCCTCAGAGAAAGAAAGCAGCTTGAGAATACATATGAGAACTTGCAGAGGCAGGTTAAAGTTGGGTTAGCCAAGCTTGAGGAGCTAAAACAGACAGCTGCGATACTTAAAGATCATGAGGCAGAGATCAGCAGAAATGCGGACTTTGAGATCGAAGTCATTGCCAGAGAGTGTTTTAAAGAAGATATTTCTGGTACTGCAATTTTTGTCACCAATATTCTGACGTTCCACTTCACCTGCGACAAGAATTGTTCCTATGCAaatgatgcagataaaaaacacTGCAGTGCAATGGGATCAAATGGATACTGTGAAGAGTGTCCAGGCAAATGTTATCGGAATGTACATTTTAATGAGAAGTACAGATGGGAATATaaggatgttaaaaaaaaaagaacagtggAAGTGTTGAAAGAAAAGGACCTGAAAGCCTCAGAGGCTAAGGTACCTGTTCAGGCGGTGGTTGTAGAACTGAAGGCTGAATCCAAACGTGTGGAGGATAAGGTAGTGAAACTGATGGAGAGCTCTGCTAAGTGCTTAAACAGACTTAAAGAGATAGCACTGAAGCCGAATCCTCTCTCTATTCCAAAGTACATTGACATGCTGATTGAGGAAGAGAAATCTGAGGCTAAGCCTGGCTGGAAGCAACGAGTTGACTACCTGATCGCCATGAGAGAAAACGCAGAGAACGCAGAGATCAGGTCTAAAGTAGGCAAAGGAGAGAAACTCCTCAACCGTCAAGAATCTCAAATTTAG